From one Rattus rattus isolate New Zealand chromosome 15, Rrattus_CSIRO_v1, whole genome shotgun sequence genomic stretch:
- the Ftmt gene encoding ferritin, mitochondrial — protein sequence MLSCFWFFSKHIGPALMSLPCVLHRFTAPRCLASRYPLGPLLASPRRLLASVASSQGSTGPARVRQNFHPDCEAAINRQINMELYASYVYLSMAYYFSRDDVALYNFSKYFLRQSLEEREHAEKLMRLQNQRGGRICLQDIKKPDKDDWECGLRAMECALLLEKSVNQSLLDLHTLASEKGDPHLCDFLETHYLHEQVKSIKELGDHVHNLVTLGAPAAGLAEYLFDKHTLGSGSKH from the coding sequence ATGCTGTCCTGCTTTTGGTTCTTCTCCAAGCACATCGGCCCTGCACTGatgtccctgccctgtgtgttaCACAGATTCACTGCCCCACGGTGCTTGGCCTCCAGGTATCCTTTAGGTCCCCTACTGGCCTCCCCTCGACGCCTCCTGGCCTCGGTGGCTTCCTCCCAGGGCTCCACTGGGCCTGCCAGAGTGCGCCAGAACTTTCACCCAGACTGCGAGGCTGCCATCAACCGCCAAATCAACATGGAGCTTTACGCATCCTACGTGTACCTGTCCATGGCCTACTACTTCTCCAGGGATGATGTGGCCTTGTACAACTTCTCCAAGTATTTCCTTCGCCAGTCCCTGGAGGAGAGGGAGCATGCAGAGAAGCTTATGAGACTGCAGAACCAGCGAGGAGGCCGGATCTGCCTCCAGGACATCAAGAAGCCAGACAAAGATGACTGGGAATGCGGACTGCGGGCCATGGAATGTGCCCTGCTCTTAGAAAAGAGTGTAAACCAGTCCCTCCTGGACTTGCACACTCTGGCCTCAGAAAAAGGAGATCCTCATTTGTGTGACTTTCTGGAAACTCACTACCTGCATGAGCAAGTGAAGTCTATCAAAGAATTAGGTGACCACGTGCACAACTTAGTCACTCTGGGGGCTCCGGCCGCTGGCCTAGCGGAGTATCTTTTCGACAAGCACACGCTTGGAAGCGGGAGCAAGCACTAA